One Glycine max cultivar Williams 82 chromosome 6, Glycine_max_v4.0, whole genome shotgun sequence DNA segment encodes these proteins:
- the LOC100306229 gene encoding NDR1/HIN1-like protein 26-like yields MSKITITSPKHCADKEGLKIKNYKKIYFTFSAFFITILLLILVIWLILHPAKPQFSLKEVDIFQLNLSGPNLNSSIQLTLLSKNPNQKVGIYYDEIQLYATYKGQQITGDTPVPPFYQGQEESNLITASLVGNALPVAPSLGYELGRDQIVGRLVLNLKANGKLRWKVGTWVSGRYRFNVNCVAINAFGPSIPAGPLTSKQGAQCSTTL; encoded by the coding sequence ATGTCTAAAATAACAATAACCTCTCCAAAACACTGTGCTGACAAAGAAGGACTAAAAATCAAGAACTACAAGAAGATCTACTTCACTTTCTCAGCATTTTTCATCACAATCCTACTACTAATACTTGTTATATGGCTCATCCTCCACCCTGCAAAGCCTCAATTCTCCCTCAAAGAAGTCGACATCTTCCAACTTAACCTTTCAGGCCCAAACCTCAACTCCTCCATCCAACTCACCCTCCTCTCCAAAAACCCAAACCAGAAAGTTGGCATTTACTACGACGAGATTCAACTCTATGCAACCTACAAGGGCCAACAAATTACTGGTGATACCCCTGTGCCACCCTTTTATCAAGGCCAAGAAGAGAGTAATCTCATAACAGCTTCTTTGGTGGGAAATGCTTTACCCGTGGCTCCGTCTCTTGGCTATGAACTTGGTCGTGATCAAATTGTTGGAAGACTAGTCTTGAATCTCAAAGCCAATGGAAAGCTTCGTTGGAAAGTGGGAACATGGGTCTCTGGACGTTACAGGTTCAATGTTAATTGTGTTGCTATCAATGCCTTTGGACCCTCTATTCCTGCTGGGCCTCTCACTTCAAAGCAAGGGGCTCAGTGTTCCACCACACTTTAA
- the LOC100306229 gene encoding NDR1/HIN1-like protein 26-like isoform X1: MSKITITSPKHCADKEGLKIKNYKKIYFTFSAFFITILLLILVIWLILHPAKPQFSLKEVDIFQLNLSGPNLNSSIQLTLLSKNPNQKVGIYYDEIQLYATYKGQQITGDTPVPPFYQGQEESNLITASLVGNALPVAPSLGYELGRDQIVGRLVLNLKANGKLRWKVGTWVSGRYSILSRIDYQELLFHLCVYASIFGIHCYMHILKLPVEYFVLNHLSHEY; encoded by the exons ATGTCTAAAATAACAATAACCTCTCCAAAACACTGTGCTGACAAAGAAGGACTAAAAATCAAGAACTACAAGAAGATCTACTTCACTTTCTCAGCATTTTTCATCACAATCCTACTACTAATACTTGTTATATGGCTCATCCTCCACCCTGCAAAGCCTCAATTCTCCCTCAAAGAAGTCGACATCTTCCAACTTAACCTTTCAGGCCCAAACCTCAACTCCTCCATCCAACTCACCCTCCTCTCCAAAAACCCAAACCAGAAAGTTGGCATTTACTACGACGAGATTCAACTCTATGCAACCTACAAGGGCCAACAAATTACTGGTGATACCCCTGTGCCACCCTTTTATCAAGGCCAAGAAGAGAGTAATCTCATAACAGCTTCTTTGGTGGGAAATGCTTTACCCGTGGCTCCGTCTCTTGGCTATGAACTTGGTCGTGATCAAATTGTTGGAAGACTAGTCTTGAATCTCAAAGCCAATGGAAAGCTTCGTTGGAAAGTGGGAACATGGGTCTCTGGACGTTACAG CATTTTGTCACGCATTGATTACCAAGAGCTACTCTTTCATCTATGCGTCTATGCCAGCATTTTCGGAATTCATTGTTACATGCATATTCTGAAGCTGCCAGTTGAATATTTTGTGCTTAACCATTTGTCCCATGAATACTGA